TATATTTGTGGTTAAAGACAGAATTGCCACTAGTCAATTCGAGAATGGACGCTTGGCATGCACATACACTGATGCAAGTGAGCTTCATCCTGTTCTCCTTTGATTCAAACCACTTCTCTAATGCAGGGCAGCCAAGAATGAATATATATATTCAAGCTTGGTCAGTTCTTGTAAATCATCTCGGCAGTTCTGCCTGGTCGAGGGAGGAGAGGCTGTGGATGATCTCAGGTCAGATCACTGCAACCTTTGGTAGTTAACTTACNNNNNNNNNNNNNNNNNNNNNNNNNNNNNNNNNNNNNNNNNNNNNNNNNNNNNNNNNNNNNNNNNNNNNNNNNNNNNNNNNNNNNNNNNNNNNNNNNNNNNNNNNNNNGGTGAAGCAACCCCCACTGATGGATAGGAATCTTGCTCTCTTCAACAGTACCTCAGGGTGTGCTCCATCAACGCAAAGAGCACCACGGAGAAGAACGTGTCGCCTTCACCTCTGTCATTTCGTCTTTTCATTCTCATTGTTACAGCACAGATTAAAACTGAATGCCCTACCCTTGACTTCTTTTGATCTTCACCCATGTTCCGTAATGTAAAGCTTCTTCAGGTTCATCTCAGTTTTCACAAACAGAGCATCATATTAATAATCCACGCACCAGAACAAACATTAATTAGGGAAATGGCAAACGGCTACGAGTCAACACGTGAGTAGACAAGAAACAAATCATAGATTAGAAGTATCACTATGACATGATCACCACCTGAGACTACAGGATTAGACAATATGCAGAGCCATTCTTGTCCATGAGACAAGAAGCCAGGCATGTTCATCACAGCACTGTACAACAGCACATCCTGAACCGTTGGCGCACCTCATCAGTCACAGTGCCATGAATGACAGCTACTGAATTGTGGACGGCACCTCTTGCGTTGGCCACATCAATTGTGGTTGTCTCCTCAACGGTCTCCGCTATCTCTTCTTCATCTGAGTCATCTGCTATGTCTTCTTCATTTGACTCGTCTTCTTCATCTGAGTCGAATAGGAAGTTCTGAACAACAGAAACAGTATAATCAGAACAACACAGCACGTATAGCACTCTCCATGTTATAGTACAACTACAACCAGAATTATTTTCTACTTAAAGACGAATAATTAGTGCAAGCATTGCATATTTTACTTTTTACTCAGTAATCTTGACACATTAGGCATCATATAAAAATTACTTTTTGTATTCGCCACTTGGCATGATTAGCCAGAGTATACGTATTTGTAGATAAAGAAAGAGTAGGCACTTGATGTCAGTGAGAGAATAAAAGCAATGCACAACATATAGCTCGGCAAGCGCATACCACTTTTTTTATGTGAGCGAGCTTCATCTTGTTATTCTCTGATTTACACCACTTCACCAATGTAGGGCATTCGTCGTCAATTTGTAAATATTCAAGCTTCGTCGCTTGTATGCTGTCAGGCAAAGACCTCATCCCCTGGCAGCGCCCTATCACAAAACGCTTGAGAGAGGTTAATTCCCCTAACCACTCTGGTACTGATATGGTTGCACACCGATACAGAGTTAGTTCCTGCAGAGATGtcagttcaaccaaccctctcggcAGTCCTGCCTGCGACAATAATACAAAGCACAACGCTCTAAGGGAAGAGAGGCTGTGGATGATCTCAGGTGAGGTGGTCAGATCACTGCAATCAGTGATAGTTAATTTACGAAGGGCAGGGAGGTGGTGAAGCAACCTCCACTGATGCATGGGCACCTTGCTTTCAGCAACTTCCAGCTCAGTTAACGGAGAAGAGGAGGAAGTACTGCAGTGTGACGAGCGCTCTCCCCATGATGATAGCATAGTATCACAACCTCGTATGCACAAATACTTGGCGCTCTCCCCAGGCAGACACGGTTTTATCCTCAGCTTGCCACATTGCTCTATCCTCAACTCCTCAAGCTTAGGGAACAAGAGCTCATTTGAACCTTCCTTGCCACTGTAATGTGTCGTGTTCCATTCTTCCAAGCCCTCCATACGGGTGAGACTCAGGTCTCGTAAGTTTGGTAGTAGACCAAGTGGTGGTAGCTTGTTGCACTTCTGAAAATCACACAAATATAAGTAAGAAACATTAGGGAGATATTGCCCGATACCCATAAGCCAATCTGGAATGCAGACACTGCTGTAACCAGTTATATCCAATGTATGTACACTGCTTGGCGGCACTAGTTTTTCCAACACCTCCTTGTCATCCACAGACCTCGCATCATCTACAGTCCATTCAAATTTTAGATTTATAATTTTTTGTTTCTCTATTAGTTTTATACTGTGTGCCTCTCCTGCAGACTTCACATTTTCAAGTCTATCTATCATCAACACATCAGGATTTGTAGGCTCAAGCAGAACGATATTGCTGCCACATTTATCACCTGAAGCATGCACCTCAAAGTATGGCAAAGAGGCACAGTTAAACCGAGAGAGAGACAATTCATACCAGTTAACACCTTTCAAATTTAGAACCTTCAGACTAACCATCTGATTTATACTATCGGGGAGCTTCTTTAGGTGGCAGCTTGAGAGGTCCAGTGTATGAAGCTTCCTGAGGTTGCTAATACTTTCTGGTATACTTGAAAGCTCTTCATTCTCAGACAAGACCAGATGCTCTAGATTGGAAAGGGTGCTGATTTTGTCAAGCAAGCTGCCAATCTGATATTCTGAAGGGGCCATAATCCGAATGCAACTTGATAGATTTAGATACTTGAGTTTGATTAGATTACCGATGACCTCTGCTAGCCCTCTCCTATCTGTGACTATCTTATAATGAACTGTTAAATCCAAGTACTGAAGTTTGGTAAAGCCACCAAAAGCTTTTGATATAGATACTCTGCAACGTGATAAATCCAAATGCACCAACTGCATCAGCTCCGCGAATGATATTGGGAGTTCAAGTATACCATTGCAATCTGATAAATCAAGATGCATCAGACCTTTCATATCACCAATTGACTCCGGCAGTGCTGTGATTTTCTCAGAGCCTCTAAGGTTGAGATAATTTAATTCTGAGAGCTCGGTGATACAATTGGGAATCATCTTATCTTGTATCCGTGGAGCATGAAGAAATCTCAGCTGCTTCAGTTGGCCAATACAATCAGGTAACTTCTGAATAAAACATTCACTTAAATCCAAGACACGGAGGCACTTAGCTGGCGAAAATGCACTGCCACGGAGTTGTTTATTGCCGCAGTCCTGAAAATGCAGCGCCCTTATATTTGCAGGAAAAGCCACGAAATACTGCAATGACTCTCTACAGTCTGAGAGCAATGTGTAGCGGCAATTATTCCCCCCAACGCTAATTTGATGCGACAAGATCTCTTTTGCGAGATCATATACTAGGTCATGCATCGTGAACAATATGACATCTTCGTTTCGTTTTGTGTCACTCTGCAGCAAAAAAACACCTAATGCTATTAGAATTTTGGATTTATTTCATTTTATAGTAGTATATTTATCAACAGAAGTACTGACATATAACTGTAAAACGTGTAAACGGAGTAGTAAATCAATGGAAGTACTTCCATCCGGGTACGACATCTTAATGTTCATTCATTGGGAACAATATTTTATCATTGTGAGTATAGTATATCAACTAAAGCTGGTATGGCCGAATAGGTTCTTGAAAGACATGCAATGCTCAAAGTTGTGGCTAGGACGCCACGCAAGAAAAGGGTCAAAACTAGGTATTATCAGGGCTAGAATGAAAAGGCCAAGGCAGCACCGATCCTCAGCGTCAAGCCAAGCAAACACAAACCAATCACTAGGACGGAGACTGCACTGTGCCCTCAAAAAGAGAACAGCATACGCCGACTACCCAGAATAATCCAGAGGCCGAGATATTCCAAATGAACTCATCCTCACCAGAGGGCGCTACGATCTGGGCATTCATGATATCTGCCAGGTAGATGAACTCAATGATGCCATGCATGTTGAGAGCAGCCGAAATGTTGCTGATGCAGCGCATGTCAGGTAGAGTGTCACATGCAAAGCATTCCTTGAGCACCCTCTAACTAACGGCGGCAAGCGCCATGGGCACACGGTCTCCCATTGACTGCCCGTTGACCGTTCACAAACGGGACGAGGCAGGGCCAGCAGGGAGCGAGCTGGGGCCATGGCTCCCCCATGTTGATTTTTTTTCTCAAACTACCCCTACATAGTTTATACTTGTGGGGTTAATCCCTAAATGTTTACATATGCCTCCATCAATTGTTTAATTTGTTTCATCCCCCCGCCCTTCCTCTTTTTGAATATTCCTGGCTCCATCCATGGAGACGAATGTCCTAAACACCCATTAGCAACTACTTGCACTTGCATATTTGAAAAAACTAATTTCACAATTATGTGTTGTATTAGAGTATGAGCACTCGTACAAATAATTTAAACTATTCATAGTTTTTTTATCGATAACCGACAAAATTTGGCCCAAATGGAGAAACGATGTGTGGAACAAATTTATCTTTTTTTACAATTCACAAATGTATATTCATTCACATTTTttaatgagcataacatcatgcatTTGTACGACATGCACATTTTTTGATTTTTCCAATAAAAAATGCGCAAAAAGAATTGAACGTGAGCATATGCACTATTAATGCTTTTGCTCCAGGAGTCATCATGAAAATATACAGTATATGAGCTGGAATACCTAAGGTTGAAAATATGAGTAAAATTATGTAGTAACTCACCGAAAGTGTCTTTGAATATTGAAGGAAGGACATCCCCAAAAGTTGTGTGACATAATTCTCACAGAGCTGCATGGAATCAAATATACTAGATTGCTTGATGAATCCAAGAGCAATCCATTGGTGAATTAGATCATACTTCACTATTTTGTGACCTTTTGGAAATATTGCACAATAGGAAAAGCACAACCTCAACCAAGCAGACATGTGGCTATAGCTTAGCCGTAAGGACGCAAGCACTTCATGGCCCTCCAAACTCGATAGATTCCAGATATAACTATCTCTCACCGACTCCCATTCATCTGAAGTCATGCCGTTCAACATGTATCCAAGTGATTGAGCCGCTAAGGCCACTCCTCCACATTTGGCTGCAATCTCCCTTCCTATATGCTCCAATTGTTCTTGATCCACTCGGTTTTCAAAGTCAGCTTTATGTTTAATTATAGTCCAGCACTCATCAACCGTCAAAGTCTCCAGCTTGTATGGTGCAACTGCAGGACTACAAAATTTCCTTGCGAGGCCTCCATCACGTGTAGTTACTATAATCACCTTACTTCCCACGCCAAGCCCTAGCATAACCTTTAGTTTATCGAACTCTTTTGGGTTCTCCTCCCACAGATCATCCAAAACAATAAGGATCCTCTTACCAGCAAACAGCTCTTTAAGGCGGTTATGAAGCATCTGTTTGGTAGATATATTGCTGATCTTGTCTGTTAACTGCATTATTATAGAGTTGCCTATCTTATGCAAGTTAAATTCCGGGGAAACATATACCCACACCCGAGTGTAGTCTTCAAACTGTTGGTCATTGAATACCATTTGTGCCAAGGTTGTCTTGCCAATGCCTCCAATGCCATATATTGGAAGGATGACCATTTTTTCTGTGATGTGCTCGGATAAAATAGAcaatattttctgtttttcctcAGTCCTTCCGATGATTACTTCTTCCACATCTGATGATGTTTCCCTGTCAGGAACTTGCTGCACAGCACGGTTAGAGCTATCTGTTGGCATCGAATTGCTATGTCCGTTATCATTATTGTTCAGTTCAGCAACCATCATCTCCAACATATTAGACTCGCTCCTGAGCCCAATAGTTGGACACGGGAGCACATCTATCATCTGCAACAAGTTTTTTATGTGTAAGGACATGGAGAATACAAATCGAATTATCATGATCATGATCTCATGGTCTTGTAAATTCTGTGGGATGATTATGCTACATGTGTAAGCTAAGTTCTTGACTG
Above is a window of Triticum dicoccoides isolate Atlit2015 ecotype Zavitan chromosome 5B, WEW_v2.0, whole genome shotgun sequence DNA encoding:
- the LOC119307445 gene encoding putative disease resistance protein RGA1 isoform X1, translating into MTAEKRIPLHELREITNGFSVDSRIGQGGYGDVYKGLYKGRDVAVKLLHVDTIQGIDDQQYLNEVGNLLRVKHPNIVQLLGYSYETTSELVEHKGKQGLSKHIYRVLCFEYLQGESLDKRLPEESSAPDWSIRYMIIKGICEGLNFLHRCEPPIFHLDLKPANILLDSSMMPKVADFGLSRVISQSHTQVTKQIKGTQAYMPPEFIKDGYISRKNDVFSLGLVMIEIMTGSLGYSGHIEMDEVVQFTQKVLSNWKNRIKATSEYPLEESHQVQTCIDTAMRCMELDRNNRPTIAEVLDTLNKTETHIPKRQMIDVLPCPTIGLRSESNMLEMMVAELNNNDNGHSNSMPTDSSNRAVQQVPDRETSSDVEEVIIGRTEEKQKILSILSEHITEKMVILPIYGIGGIGKTTLAQMVFNDQQFEDYTRVWVYVSPEFNLHKIGNSIIMQLTDKISNISTKQMLHNRLKELFAGKRILIVLDDLWEENPKEFDKLKVMLGLGVGSKVIIVTTRDGGLARKFCSPAVAPYKLETLTVDECWTIIKHKADFENRVDQEQLEHIGREIAAKCGGVALAAQSLGYMLNGMTSDEWESVRDSYIWNLSSLEGHEVLASLRLSYSHMSAWLRLCFSYCAIFPKGHKIVKYDLIHQWIALGFIKQSSIFDSMQLCENYVTQLLGMSFLQYSKTLSSDTKRNEDVILFTMHDLVYDLAKEILSHQISVGGNNCRYTLLSDCRESLQYFVAFPANIRALHFQDCGNKQLRGSAFSPAKCLRVLDLSECFIQKLPDCIGQLKQLRFLHAPRIQDKMIPNCITELSELNYLNLRGSEKITALPESIGDMKGLMHLDLSDCNGILELPISFAELMQLVHLDLSRCRVSISKAFGGFTKLQYLDLTVHYKIVTDRRGLAEVIGNLIKLKYLNLSSCIRIMAPSEYQIGSLLDKISTLSNLEHLVLSENEELSSIPESISNLRKLHTLDLSSCHLKKLPDSINQMVSLKVLNLKGVNWYELSLSRFNCASLPYFEVHASGDKCGSNIVLLEPTNPDVLMIDRLENVKSAGEAHSIKLIEKQKIINLKFEWTVDDARSVDDKEVLEKLVPPSSVHTLDITGYSSVCIPDWLMGIGQYLPNVSYLYLCDFQKCNKLPPLGLLPNLRDLSLTRMEGLEEWNTTHYSGKEGSNELLFPKLEELRIEQCGKLRIKPCLPGESAKYLCIRGCDTMLSSWGERSSHCSTSSSSPLTELEVAESKVPMHQWRLLHHLPALRKLTITDCSDLTTSPEIIHSLSSLRALCFVLLSQAGLPRGLVELTSLQELTLYRCATISVPEWLGELTSLKRFVIGRCQGMRSLPDSIQATKLEYLQIDDECPTLVKWCKSENNKMKLAHIKKVNFLFDSDEEDESNEEDIADDSDEEEIAETVEETTTIDVANARGAVHNSVAVIHGTVTDEVRQRFRMCCCTVL
- the LOC119307445 gene encoding putative disease resistance protein RGA1 isoform X2 gives rise to the protein MRCMELDRNNRPTIAEVLDTLNKTETHIPKRQMIDVLPCPTIGLRSESNMLEMMVAELNNNDNGHSNSMPTDSSNRAVQQVPDRETSSDVEEVIIGRTEEKQKILSILSEHITEKMVILPIYGIGGIGKTTLAQMVFNDQQFEDYTRVWVYVSPEFNLHKIGNSIIMQLTDKISNISTKQMLHNRLKELFAGKRILIVLDDLWEENPKEFDKLKVMLGLGVGSKVIIVTTRDGGLARKFCSPAVAPYKLETLTVDECWTIIKHKADFENRVDQEQLEHIGREIAAKCGGVALAAQSLGYMLNGMTSDEWESVRDSYIWNLSSLEGHEVLASLRLSYSHMSAWLRLCFSYCAIFPKGHKIVKYDLIHQWIALGFIKQSSIFDSMQLCENYVTQLLGMSFLQYSKTLSSDTKRNEDVILFTMHDLVYDLAKEILSHQISVGGNNCRYTLLSDCRESLQYFVAFPANIRALHFQDCGNKQLRGSAFSPAKCLRVLDLSECFIQKLPDCIGQLKQLRFLHAPRIQDKMIPNCITELSELNYLNLRGSEKITALPESIGDMKGLMHLDLSDCNGILELPISFAELMQLVHLDLSRCRVSISKAFGGFTKLQYLDLTVHYKIVTDRRGLAEVIGNLIKLKYLNLSSCIRIMAPSEYQIGSLLDKISTLSNLEHLVLSENEELSSIPESISNLRKLHTLDLSSCHLKKLPDSINQMVSLKVLNLKGVNWYELSLSRFNCASLPYFEVHASGDKCGSNIVLLEPTNPDVLMIDRLENVKSAGEAHSIKLIEKQKIINLKFEWTVDDARSVDDKEVLEKLVPPSSVHTLDITGYSSVCIPDWLMGIGQYLPNVSYLYLCDFQKCNKLPPLGLLPNLRDLSLTRMEGLEEWNTTHYSGKEGSNELLFPKLEELRIEQCGKLRIKPCLPGESAKYLCIRGCDTMLSSWGERSSHCSTSSSSPLTELEVAESKVPMHQWRLLHHLPALRKLTITDCSDLTTSPEIIHSLSSLRALCFVLLSQAGLPRGLVELTSLQELTLYRCATISVPEWLGELTSLKRFVIGRCQGMRSLPDSIQATKLEYLQIDDECPTLVKWCKSENNKMKLAHIKKVNFLFDSDEEDESNEEDIADDSDEEEIAETVEETTTIDVANARGAVHNSVAVIHGTVTDEVRQRFRMCCCTVL